In a genomic window of Nocardiopsis mwathae:
- a CDS encoding DUF4129 domain-containing protein translates to MTGALAGAAAALAAAGELSREEGARLAREELAKRAYREAEPTLLDVLWGWVTEWLDSLTGRMESAMPGGWWVLGPLLAVLAAVVIGMIVYARPARRARRAVRIDTTAPLTAADHRAAAERSAASGDYAEAIRERLRAVTRDLEERAIITPRPGRTATELATEASAELPDRRDDLFTAARVFNDVAYGERTATAEGYRVLRELDERVAASRPVDRGRRDRDTDEQGSDREARTAG, encoded by the coding sequence TTGACCGGCGCGCTCGCGGGAGCCGCGGCAGCACTCGCGGCCGCGGGTGAGCTCTCCCGCGAGGAGGGCGCCCGCCTCGCCCGCGAGGAACTGGCCAAACGCGCCTACAGGGAAGCCGAGCCCACCCTCCTCGACGTGCTGTGGGGGTGGGTCACCGAGTGGCTCGACAGCCTGACCGGCCGGATGGAATCGGCGATGCCCGGCGGCTGGTGGGTGCTGGGACCTCTCCTCGCCGTGCTGGCCGCGGTCGTCATCGGCATGATCGTCTACGCCCGCCCCGCCCGGCGGGCGCGGCGGGCCGTGCGCATCGACACCACCGCACCGCTCACCGCGGCCGACCACCGCGCCGCCGCCGAGCGGTCCGCGGCGTCGGGCGACTACGCCGAGGCCATCCGCGAGCGCCTCCGGGCGGTCACCCGCGACCTGGAGGAGCGCGCCATCATCACTCCCCGGCCCGGCCGGACCGCCACCGAGCTGGCCACCGAGGCCTCCGCGGAGCTGCCGGACCGTCGCGACGACCTGTTCACGGCCGCGCGGGTGTTCAACGACGTCGCCTACGGCGAGCGCACGGCCACCGCCGAGGGCTACCGGGTGCTGCGGGAGCTCGACGAGCGGGTGGCCGCCAGCCGCCCGGTCGACCGCGGCCGCCGCGACCGGGACACCGACGAGCAGGGCAGCGACAGGGAGGCACGGACCGCCGGATGA
- a CDS encoding DUF4350 domain-containing protein, which translates to MSTTTAPPPPPPPAATAPGGGSTSTSVGVGTLWRRARGPLAFLGAIVVLAVLLSLGAQTTRSGPLEPDNPGTDGSRALIEILRDRGTGVTVARDTDTALAATHRGSLLVVASSHRLLPEELDRLSAAPGDLLLVLPTTAALRELAPGVRTGGGTDDRTLLPGCDLPAAAAAGSADTGGELYTVTGDGAVGCYPAEGGDALVQVARDGGMTTVLGSADPLTNGRLDRQGNAALALNLAGDRDVVWFLPEVPAAGQRKDVWELLPRSFGMAVAPLALTLLLLAVWRGRRLGPLVAERLPVVVRAAETTEGRARLYAARRARDRAGAALRSGLIGRVRPALGLGADAAPEAVVEAVAVRGGDEPGRLRTLLYGPTSGPEDDPYTADDPGLVRLADELDRLEERLR; encoded by the coding sequence ATGAGCACCACCACCGCTCCCCCCCCTCCTCCGCCGCCCGCCGCCACGGCACCGGGCGGCGGCTCGACCTCGACCTCGGTCGGCGTCGGCACGCTCTGGCGCCGGGCGCGCGGCCCGCTCGCCTTCCTCGGCGCCATCGTGGTGCTCGCGGTGCTGCTGTCGCTGGGGGCGCAGACCACCCGCTCGGGGCCGCTGGAGCCGGACAACCCCGGCACCGACGGGTCCCGGGCGCTCATCGAGATCCTGCGCGACCGCGGCACCGGCGTCACCGTCGCGCGCGACACCGACACCGCACTCGCAGCCACGCACCGGGGCTCTCTACTCGTCGTGGCGTCCTCGCACCGGCTGCTGCCCGAGGAGCTCGACCGCCTCTCCGCGGCCCCCGGCGACCTGCTGCTCGTGCTGCCCACCACCGCGGCCCTGCGGGAGCTGGCCCCGGGTGTGCGGACCGGCGGCGGCACCGACGACCGCACCCTGCTCCCCGGCTGCGACCTGCCCGCGGCGGCCGCCGCGGGGTCCGCCGACACCGGCGGGGAGCTGTACACGGTGACCGGGGACGGCGCCGTGGGCTGCTACCCGGCCGAGGGCGGCGACGCCCTGGTCCAGGTCGCCCGCGACGGCGGCATGACGACCGTACTCGGCTCGGCCGACCCGCTCACCAACGGCAGGCTGGACCGCCAGGGCAACGCGGCGCTGGCCCTCAACCTCGCCGGGGACCGCGACGTCGTGTGGTTCCTCCCCGAGGTGCCCGCGGCGGGCCAGCGCAAGGACGTGTGGGAGCTGCTTCCCCGCTCGTTCGGCATGGCGGTGGCGCCGCTCGCGCTGACCCTGCTTCTCCTGGCGGTGTGGCGGGGCCGCCGCCTGGGGCCGCTGGTCGCCGAGCGGCTTCCGGTCGTCGTGCGGGCCGCGGAGACCACCGAGGGCCGCGCGCGGCTGTACGCGGCGCGCCGGGCCCGCGACCGCGCCGGGGCCGCGCTGCGTTCCGGGCTCATCGGCCGGGTCCGCCCCGCCCTCGGCCTCGGCGCGGACGCCGCGCCCGAGGCGGTCGTCGAGGCGGTGGCCGTGCGCGGCGGGGACGAGCCGGGGCGGCTGCGCACCCTGCTGTACGGTCCAACCAGTGGGCCGGAGGACGACCCGTACACCGCCGACGACCCGGGACTGGTGCGGCTCGCCGACGAGCTCGACCGACTTGAGGAACGCCTGCGGTGA